From the Naumovozyma dairenensis CBS 421 chromosome 10, complete genome genome, the window ctttaaaattaCATGTGGATCTTCTGCACCATTACCATAATCACGTTCAGGTTTGAAtggaatttcaaaaactttaGGATAAGTTTGGAAATATCttgataaaattttctCCTTCCTCCTTTGTTGTTCTAATAATGACTTATTATGCTTAACAAGACATTGTTCGTGTGCTGATgaatctttaattttatcaCAAACATTCTCTTGGAATTGCTCGGATAAACTTTCCAATTCCCTTTCTACATCTTCAGGTATACTGACGTCATTAAACGGGATTTTTTTaccaataatttcattccAATCTTTATCAAACGCTTGTGCTTTAatcaatgataaatatgGAAATGTCTTCTGATGAATCCTGGAATATAAGACTCTAGTAAATGAAATATAACATTGTTCCGATTCTAACCAAACAGGAGATTCACCAAACCTTTTCCAACTTTTTTCAACAATCTCTTCATCTGACCAATTTTTCTCCTCATTAACTGTAATTAATTTCGACATGAATCCACCgtctttcaaaattttacGTCTCATATCAATCAGatcatctttcaattcaatgaCATCTTTAGAATATTCAATAGTACCTTCATATTCAAACTCACTACAtggtaatttttcataagTTAACGAAGGTTGATCATTATGTAACTTATTCTTcccattattatctttatatttcttcCCAACTTTCTCTAAATCAATATTCGGTACAATTGctttaattttatatttctcATAATATTGATTCAATACCTTTTCACTCAATGGAGATTTATTCAGTTTCTgagattttaattttttcgAAATATCAACGTTAACTAAATCATTCTTACTAGGTATGAAGTATCCATTTGAAGAGAAATATGTAGTGACTACGTTTTGAGAAGTATCAGATCTTACCGTTATTAATATAGTTATGATCAATAAAATGAATACTATCAATTTAATGAATACATTTCTTTTCTGGAATTTTCGTAATATTTGTTTGGGTTTATTAGGTAACTTTTCCATCGCCAGCGATGCTAAAGTGTCTGATGAActcattttattttttctgCTTGATTTGATCAATGATGAGAAAAACtcaaaaaacaagaagaagaaagtgaaCCATTTAATTTGAGATTCAAGTTGAGAAAAAAGTGGTgctttacaaaaaaaaaaattacttaatatataaatggaAACTTTTCAAGTCAGATATGCATGACAGCGGTTAGATGCACAGGGGTGGGCTGCATAAAAAGATATTCGGAGTCGGAAAAAGGCCAGATTTGGGTTTCCAGTTCGGATTGGGACAGGGGTGAGGAGAAAGGCATTAGGGGCGGACCTAGGGTTGggataaaaaataatcagGATATTTTTCCGAAATGACTACTAATTAGAGCGAAAGGTGTCTTAAACTGAACAGTACAAGGggaataaataaagaaataatataataaatgttGTTGCAACAGTTGAAACAATTGAGAATACTTTTAACGcttttacaaaaaattgtAAGGAAGATGATTTCATTACGAATGAAATCAACATACCATCATATAACGATTGTTTAAAGAGCTTGGTGCCTTCGGGCGCCATGTCCAGATCATAGAATGATCTTCCACTGTTGGCCCAaatagaaatgaaaaaagagTAAAATATAAGTATATCAGAATTACTACTGccatatttaataataacagcCGCCTGAGAAGCAGGATTTTGTTTTGTCATATAtaactaaaaaaaataacctTCTTACTTGGTAGACAGAATGCAAATGTATCATCTAAATCATTGACATGTTTTTAATAAGAAGTAACAATGACATTGtctctttttttccatGTAGCTTAGTAAGATCATTGATGGTTGAGTAGATTATATTAAAGTATCATCAACCGCAACATGGGGTTGGACACCGTTCTTGCTTTTtaaagcaaaaaaaaatggtcAAACAGAATAAGAAATACTGAGCATATATCTCTATAGACTATATAACCATATACCATTTACTAATATAACGAAAGATCCATAAGCGGCTATTATTTCAAGCGGGATTGGGGTAAGCCTCTCTAGTGAGGGGTGAAAAAAAACAGTTTCTTATTTTCCTCTCCTCTATGTTTATTTGTTAGGTGCGGGAAACTCCTCATATCAACCTAAATCTAGGTTTTCATATTATGTATTCATATTTACACCGTACagtacatatatatacgtgTCATTTTCTTCCTGCGCAGGTATTTTGTTTACCAACTAGGCCTGGTCAGGCaactttgaaaagtttCCCCCATAGTTAAGAATTTTTTGGTCTTGCCCTTCCCCATGGGCATGGCGCAAGGAAATTTTGCGTAACTTGCCACATCCTTGCCCTAAAGTAAGGATTACGTAAGTGTGTAAATTATGTGTTACCCGAAACCAGATTGTAATTTGACATGAGTAACCTCTGCATTTGAACTACTTGACCatataaaaattttcttgCCCCAAAATATGCCAAAATAATATGGACCCGCTTGAATGCTTTTTGCCCCAAATTTTCCTCATGAAAAATGGCCCTTGCCCGATCAGGCCTATTATCAACATTCCAAGCCAATCTCCGCACGAATACATATCTAACTTAAAGTTTGGTTCATTCTCTATATAATCAGGGACATAGACTTTTTAGACCGTAGTTGAGAGTTCCAGAACTGATGGAAGTTTCGAAACAAAACACGTTAACTCATCTAAGTTTATTACGGTTTAAAGTTCCTTACTGTGCAAATCATCTTGTCCCTTTCCGGTTTAGGTCTGCATCTTATGTTAATTCCGCGCTGTACGTACCCAAGTGGGACAAGTTTTAGACCACCCGTTGGACCGGGGGTAACCGGAAAATATGGGCGAACACCGGAAACATATTTTGCcctttcttttatttgtttgatttCTACCAAAAACAGATTTTAGGAGACCCGTCCTTCATTGACTTGGCCGGACAAGCCCTCTCTTTCAGGTTTCAAATGTCAACATCCCGTAACGCCTTGAAATTACTCTAGTTTGCTTAATGCTACATATCCATACGTTCTCTACGTTGAAAAGTCGTTAGCTATATGTAGGAATTATATCAGCAAATCAGATCGTTTACAGTCATAGCCTGCTCTTTGACTTCCACCCTCCTTCATAGTCTAGCATCACGTAATTGGGAAGATCTTTCTGGGTGGTAAATGAACTTCGATGAACTAGCCAATAGTTTTACCGTCTTAGGGGAAAGAAATCTCCCTGATACTCCCTCTGCTTTATAGTTTCTACATAGTTTAAAGttaaatgatatttttcaatttcaaatatatatatataacatatatgcatttatttgaataattatCTAGCCCTGAGAAATATTAACATAAAGAACTTTCTTTAGCCCAGAAGCAATTTAGCACCCTGTTGTATGGCAAAGGgcttaattttttttatgttaCCCCCGGTCCAAAGGGTGGTCCAACACTTGTCCCACCTGCGTACTTGCAATACTCTTGCTACAAAACTTTACTCGGCGGTAGAAGGTGTTAAACGACAACGGTTCATCAAGAGATGGAATGTACATGATACCTTTGTGACGTAAAGTTTAAAGAGGAAAGTGGAAGAGAATTCGCATCTTGCTTCTGCGAATCCCACGCTTCTAGgttaatttttttcgtACAGCAACTGTTGTGACAACTGTATTGAAAACTACAAAGCATTCGTCCATGAAACCACTTTCCGATAAAACCAATACAGCGAGTGAGACCCATCTGATTCGTCCCTATTCCACTCTCGACTACATAGTTAACTAAACAACAGTGTTTTGGGAAGCTGGTAAAAGTATTTTCAACTTCAAGATACACATATCATGTACCACCTACCCAAACcttattgttttattattcaagaaaacaaCGATATTCTGGATGATCTTATCTATAAGTCAACGAAGTCATGTAATCTATAATAAAAGCCGGATATTGACAGTCGTCAATCAAGCATCCAATTAACCACCAGCCTATCCAGGTATTTCGTAATGTTATGCACAAATTTTATCCTTGTGTGTATAGAGAAATTAAGCTAACTTTAATCAATAAATACCATCTCGAAGTGAACGAAGTTCGATACGAGAGTGATTAGAATCATCGTGTTCAACTTGAAGATACTTCTTTCAATCACAAGGTTTCTTGCCATACAAAGCACTTATCTAACCTAGATGATAGGCTGTTTTTAACTACATGTTCAATTTATATAAGTCATAACATATGCACTATGCCGTTCACACGTAAAACTTTCTGCATTCAGGGTCATATTTCTTTCGAATATTATGCCCAGTATTCCAGAAAATATTTCGTACTTTCTACGGATTACGTATTTGGACAGAAGATGGCTACGGATCCTCCAgcgaaaagaaaaacaaatagGCTAACTTCCCTTACAAGAGGTGGCCTCACTGCATGATGCTTATGAGAAAAATGCCAATAGAGGTATGTTAAAGGCTATTACAGTAAACTTTTTACGAATTTCCTTCCTTTCAGGAGACAAATTGTAGTCCATGGCATTCATCTTATCTTGTATCATTTGGGATATAGAAGTACCGATGGAATCACGTCGCCGTTAGCGGTAGGAACATCATTTCTGTACAATAAACAGGTGTAGATGTTGTTCTTCCTTTATTTGGATTCAAGAGTGGCAACTCGTGTCCTGGAAACCCTTTTTGTTACTATAAAGGACAATGGCGATAAGTTAAGTTTTTAATACTTAGCATAAATGGTATCTTTACTTACAAGATGTATTAGAATATTTTGTCGGagattttatattatagaaATAAACGGTTAAAATAGCCGCCCAACTTCAACTTTCAGACAGGGCTTTCctatttatcaaataattcaggGTTTATATACATTAACCTAAATTACTATGACCCCGCCCGTTCCCGTTCCCCTTACACCTTCCTTCGTCCCAAAAGGGAAAGTCCCTGAAATATCCATTTTCTATCTCTCCAACATTCAAAACAAGCACGTGATTGGAGCcatcttatttttttttcttttttctcaGTCGATTGACTATTCACTACACATCCGTTAAAGgaagaaaggaaagaaaCAAAGAGAGGCAAAGAGGAAATATCTAAAGGACAACTAACCACattcataatttttttttttaattccTCATCAGTATATCAATCAAACGCAACATAAACTTGCTCATCGTTCTATATACCAATCATTAAAATAAGCTACACCTATATACTTAATTATCAAGTACCTGAACAAAACACAAGAACCCATGgattcattatcaaaaaagattcaaaatcTAGGTATCCACGATATCCGTAACGCGGCCAGATTTGCACAAAACGTCATAGTCCAATATGAACCATACCAAGTTGATATAAGAAGAGCCACCAACACTGACGCGTGGGGTCCCACTCCTAAACATTTACAAAAAGTTTTAAGAAATAGATATCAAGTACCATTGTATCTGATGGTTGAATatactttgaaaagattagtGGATCATATCGCTGTTAAACCTAAAAATTTCTATGAAAGAGCTAGAAAGGAATATGTGAATTATGGTGCTGAATGGAGAGTTGTATTGAAATGTTTGACTGTTGTTGAGTATTTAATGTTGAATGTCGATGATGGGGATGAACTGAATCAAGTTGTAAGGTGCTTGGATACTCATAAACATATATTGACTAGAGAGATTCCTATGTATAAAGTTGGGTTTTCTAATGATGGGAAGATGGAAATTCATGAACGTGGGATTAGAAAGAAAGGTGAAGATATTTTGCAATATTTGGAAGATCcttcatttttgaaacaagAACGATTgaagaataagaaaaatgCTATGAAAATTCGACAGCAATCAAATGCAGTTATTTCTCAAGCTGCAAATATTTCTGCTCCATCAGGGACTTCTTATAATGCTAACGATATGGATCAAAATGCATTTGGTGATGATGGTGATTATGATGAAGAACATGAAACAGGTAAAGATTTCGAATTCGATTTGGAGTCTGAAGCTAACATTGGTCAAAGACCTCCTCAACGTCAATTGTCAGCTCGTGAAgaacaaagaaaacaaagaagaGAAATTTTAAGGCAAAGAATAAAGAATTCAGAACAACAACACAAACAACAAACTGCAAGACATAGTACTGCAGCAAAGAAGACTAATCCAGTTCCTGACTTGTTagattttgatgatttgGAACCAGCTAGTCCTTCAAATAAAACAGATACTATTGTTAAAGATAAAGCTGAAGCTggagatgaagatgaagatgacgaaTTTGGTGATTTCCAAAGTGATGCAAGTCCTTCTCCTGCTATAAATAAACCCGTAGGAACAACGGCTTCTACAAATACTAGTAGTAATTTAGATGACTTATTGGATTTTGGAAGTAGTTCTAATAGTACCActtcaaaacaaaatacAACAATTACATCTTCCTCTAATACCACgaacaaaaataatggtCAAAAGGATGCATTCgaagatttattttcttactctaaatctttgatataagaaaacaaaagcGGAAGACCTTGAGCAGaatgataaattctttTTGCCAGGATAGACGAGATTCAAGACTATACTAGATATGAACAGTCGGTCGGATTCAAAAGAATCATTTAAACTCCTAAGCTATTTAACCaaacataatatatacttGGGATTTTATATCAGGAATTTAGggagatatatatttttttgtttcataGTATGATAACGTTAAAAGACaacatttaataatttgaacATAGTACAAGATCGaattatacatatatttacatgatacgattttttattatatcgCGTCCTACCGATCAACAATTACGTATAAACTCGCGAAAATTAACTTGAAGTAATTTTTGGAATgcaattaaatatatatatacgaAATAGATacatattctttttcttttgtttctactttattttataaagGTTAAAGGTTCTGAATaccttctttaatttcGTCAACAGGTTCTTCATCgccttcttcatcattttcattttcattttcattttcaactAAACCTTGTTCAAACATTTGTCTTCCTGTCAATCTACCATGATGCGCCTGTTGTCTTCTTAACTCGTCTCTTTGATCCaaattcatttcatttctaaATTTAGTTCTCCAACTTAAATATGATTCCTTCGTCACTTTAGTCCCAATAAATTTAGcttgttcttttttttcacGTTTTTGAACTTCTAATTCATGTAATCTATCTAATTCTCTCAATTGTTCGAAATACCAAGATTCACAATTCTCTTTAATACTAGAAATTAAAGCAAAACACATTTGCATACCAATTAACATATCATTCTCAATTTGTTCctctaatttcaattgtaatTCAGGTATATAATCTTTGAAACTTATCATATCTGGTAAATTTTGTAGCCCTTTCAGTATCTTATTCCCATGATCATCAAATTctatttcatcttcatcatcgtcttcgtcatcttcgtcatcatcttcatctttcaatgaaatttctTGCGGTGTAATTTTGATCAATGGAGCTTCATCGGGATAATTCTCAgggaaaatgaaattaattagCATAGAATGTTGTTTGCTTAATGATGCAGCCATTGGTTCATCGCTCAATTCTAAGTTTAACGTAACATCGAAATTAATGTTTGGATAATCACTCTTTTTGATATCGAGTTCATCAGGGTAGATTGATTCAAGAACTTCTAATTCTTGtgtttgttcttctttgtaATCCATGTTTCAAATGTAACAAACTGCTTGATTCGTTCCCGCTATTGGAACctattttgaagaataattaattttcttatcaATATACAAAAAAGTTTAAAGAATTAGCTGTAACCGTCACATTATCTACCGAGCTTTAACTGATCTTATGCATTGTATTGTTGGTTCATTGCCAACAATTAGATTATAGATCTCGAGTTTTTCAGTTTCTGCCGTAAATAGtgattttttaaagaaagtaTTACCCGTATTGCATGTTAGGGTAGAAAACTGCATTTGTTAAGGGTAAAACTACTAACCCTTAACAAAAATACCTTACCCTAGGATGTCTGGGTTTCTCTGgtcttttcaaaattttcttttcttttcttgttgttttaACAATAGTAACTAAATAtgtcaaaaaataaagtgTTGACTATGGTTACCATATCACACGAGGTTATCAAGTTTCTCGAGGTGCTTTTTATACACATAACAGTTGGaatttaatcttttctaTCGCACATCAACAAATATTCTCGAGAATACTGTTGCTATCTGAAGATATCATAGATGAGTATTGAGTATCAAAAGCTCATTCCTTCTTCTACTGTTTCTGACACCAAATAACTCATCACTGTATTGGGTTACACttattaataattccaTATTGCTCAAACGTCCATATCACCTTTCCAcgtttttatttatttattcgCTTCCACGTTTTACCTATTATTTTCAGGTAGAATCCACTTATTTATTACACTTATTTATTCCTAATTGCATCCATTTCCTTACTCACCATAAAACGCCAAAAGATCACAGTTGTTTTGTAAGGAATATCAGACATATACACACCTGAAGGACCTTTTTTCTCCTCCAAAAACAATACAAAGTCCAGTagccaaaaaaaaaaacatataGTAATGCTTTATTCTGATATAAATAACCATTATTTGACGACAaatcaaaaacaacaatCTACAAACAGAGTACAAGAACCTGAACTTGAACGCCGTAACCAGCAAACACCATCAACCTTTCAACAACCTAATTATAATGTATTAAGCGATACTACAACAAGTCATAACAATTTGTCAGCATACCCTAATATGGAAGAAGGTTATGATTCCAAACTGAAGGAAATTGAAGACTATTATACAAAGACGTTATTAAAcgataatgaagaagatattaaCGCGTATTCAGCTCAACTTAATGAGAATAATAGAAGCGCAACTGGGAATGAAAGtaattcttttcatttACATTATCCGCAACAGCGACAGGTTGATCACCGTAACATGATTAAGATGGAGTCTATTTCATCCCCTGCCCCATTGCAAACATCAGGGTCaagttcattatttaagaGTTTTCTTACTACTAATAATCAAGAGTCAATTTATCATCCGCTTCAGCATACCAAACCTCTCCATGATAAGAAATTAGAAGTGGaaattaattcaaattttgttCCAGTTTCATCTACAACATCGACGAATTTGTCATCAACTACTGAACATctacaaaaattatcaattacTCAACCgccatcatcatctattTTTAATCAACAACTATTAAAACCAACGACCACACCGTTATATGCGGAAAACAACATGGATTCCATGCATTCAGACATAGACATGACGAATTTATTGCCTCAATCTACAAAACCACtgtcttcatcattatcaagaaCGACAGTATCACTTTCTCCCCCTCCATCATCACAAATATTATCTCCTTatcaacagcaacaacaacaaatcAATAAACAATTGTACAAAACTGAACTATGTGAGTCCTTTACTACAAAGGGCACTTGTAAATACGGTAACAAATGTCAATTTGCCCACGGTCTccatgaattgaaattaaagcAAAGATCGAATAATTTTAGAACAAAACCATGTGTAAATTGGGCAAAATTAGGATATTGTCCCTATGGGAAACGTTGTTGCTTCAAACATGGTGATGATAGAGATATCCAACTTTACGTGAAAGCTGGTGCATTGGTTTCTAATATGAATACTAACAGTAGTAATGATGAGAATGATGAGTCGACCCGATCAAGTTCGATGCAACAAAATACCTCTTATTATAAACCAAAGAATTTGCATGCTAGCGTCAAAGAATTGCAAAGAATAACCTGGTAAAAAGAACCATACACAGTTCTCTGTCTACGAACCTTCCTTTTTTCAGATCCTGCTGCaccattatttatttatttatttgctGTCATGATCAGGCTTTGTATCTCAAGCCCTGATATAAGATATCATTttacattatttatttatttaccTCCCCTCTATTTATTAAACTATTTATTTCGTATAGACCATTCataatcaaaatataattaatattttattattatttttttatgcAGAGttcttatcatttttataaatGTCTGTGTATAAAGGTATTTAGGGTGACTCAATCATCGATCGGTGTGTTCTTAAATGCTTCCCCACGGATTGATACTTATCATGTCTTAAAGAGGAATATGATTTGGCTCGCCTTGATAGACTTAACCTCTTATTAGTATTTTTAAGGTCTTCACCAGGTAACGGGAAAATCCTACCAGAATATAACATATCGTTAGGATCCGTACCAATATCTTCCATATTTATCCCATCCATACTCCTTTGTAATAGATAtcttaaagaattaaaCCAAATATTATGTCTTTGTCTTGTAGGACATGTAAATTTAACTGAACGATTCCCTGTCTTCACAATGATACTCTTATGATAAAGTCCAGCGGGGAAAGGATTATTATCTTCGACACTTTCTACGCCTAAGATGGCTGCACATTTGGTTTTACTCTCTCCTGGATTAGGCATGGCAGGATTGGAATCTGACCAATATAATGTCATGTTGTATGGATGGATCCAAAAGAACCTCTCATGACGTGATTTGATACCACCAAAGGCTCCTAAACGTGGATAGTACTTGTATAAGTATTCACCAACAACTGTCTGAGTTAATGCTGGGATAATACTACTtttatcattcaaatttgCCACTGTAGCAAGTGATATCCCACCATCCACTGAAGTAATACGTGGGATCTTGCTAGCGCCTGTTTGACTTCCTGCAGCTGAAAGAGAACGATTAACGGTGGATTTCGCTGATCCTGGATCCCTCCTAATCGATGTGTTACGGGATCTTGTAGATTTCTTACCAGAATGGGGGCTATCAAAATCAGAAAATGTAACTGATCCCCCAACTGAGGCTGCCTGTTGCTTCCCAGCAATTGAATCACCAGATGTAACGGAACTCTTTGAAACGTGCTTAATTGGCGGTGTAGAAG encodes:
- the NDAI0J00920 gene encoding uncharacterized protein is translated as MSSSDTLASLAMEKLPNKPKQILRKFQKRNVFIKLIVFILLIITILITVRSDTSQNVVTTYFSSNGYFIPSKNDLVNVDISKKLKSQKLNKSPLSEKVLNQYYEKYKIKAIVPNIDLEKVGKKYKDNNGKNKLHNDQPSLTYEKLPCSEFEYEGTIEYSKDVIELKDDLIDMRRKILKDGGFMSKLITVNEEKNWSDEEIVEKSWKRFGESPVWLESEQCYISFTRVLYSRIHQKTFPYLSLIKAQAFDKDWNEIIGKKIPFNDVSIPEDVERELESLSEQFQENVCDKIKDSSAHEQCLVKHNKSLLEQQRRKEKILSRYFQTYPKVFEIPFKPERDYGNGAEDPHVILKKTDKGEEPVVIYNLFDHNDKKRKMYALLPQKKVDPIIEFKINGREAKDTEKNWTPFFNNDEGESEFSNGSIHFIYSFKPLEILRCSLTDGLCDVVYEKKFLDLDKEDDFSSVHGGSQFVPLPNVLPKVKDQNIWVGFAKMHLQNSGCNPHYYRPMLMLMIENKGIYHLEMTVPIFDFNFDVPSWDMQGTYCDRNNILAPHSIAYWEVVSQDPETKEYEDYMALTLSESDAVSKVIVLKGILNYVIGMYEDKNVKETFVL
- the ENT5 gene encoding Ent5p (similar to Saccharomyces cerevisiae ENT5 (YDR153C); ancestral locus Anc_8.335), translated to MDSLSKKIQNLGIHDIRNAARFAQNVIVQYEPYQVDIRRATNTDAWGPTPKHLQKVLRNRYQVPLYLMVEYTLKRLVDHIAVKPKNFYERARKEYVNYGAEWRVVLKCLTVVEYLMLNVDDGDELNQVVRCLDTHKHILTREIPMYKVGFSNDGKMEIHERGIRKKGEDILQYLEDPSFLKQERLKNKKNAMKIRQQSNAVISQAANISAPSGTSYNANDMDQNAFGDDGDYDEEHETGKDFEFDLESEANIGQRPPQRQLSAREEQRKQRREILRQRIKNSEQQHKQQTARHSTAAKKTNPVPDLLDFDDLEPASPSNKTDTIVKDKAEAGDEDEDDEFGDFQSDASPSPAINKPVGTTASTNTSSNLDDLLDFGSSSNSTTSKQNTTITSSSNTTNKNNGQKDAFEDLFSYSKSLI
- the GIR2 gene encoding Gir2p (similar to Saccharomyces cerevisiae GIR2 (YDR152W); ancestral locus Anc_8.334), which produces MDYKEEQTQELEVLESIYPDELDIKKSDYPNINFDVTLNLELSDEPMAASLSKQHSMLINFIFPENYPDEAPLIKITPQEISLKDEDDDEDDEDDDEDEIEFDDHGNKILKGLQNLPDMISFKDYIPELQLKLEEQIENDMLIGMQMCFALISSIKENCESWYFEQLRELDRLHELEVQKREKKEQAKFIGTKVTKESYLSWRTKFRNEMNLDQRDELRRQQAHHGRLTGRQMFEQGLVENENENENDEEGDEEPVDEIKEGIQNL
- the CTH1 gene encoding putative mRNA-binding protein CTH1 (similar to Saccharomyces cerevisiae CTH1 (YDR151C) and TIS11 (YLR136C); ancestral locus Anc_8.333): MLYSDINNHYLTTNQKQQSTNRVQEPELERRNQQTPSTFQQPNYNVLSDTTTSHNNLSAYPNMEEGYDSKLKEIEDYYTKTLLNDNEEDINAYSAQLNENNRSATGNESNSFHLHYPQQRQVDHRNMIKMESISSPAPLQTSGSSSLFKSFLTTNNQESIYHPLQHTKPLHDKKLEVEINSNFVPVSSTTSTNLSSTTEHLQKLSITQPPSSSIFNQQLLKPTTTPLYAENNMDSMHSDIDMTNLLPQSTKPLSSSLSRTTVSLSPPPSSQILSPYQQQQQQINKQLYKTELCESFTTKGTCKYGNKCQFAHGLHELKLKQRSNNFRTKPCVNWAKLGYCPYGKRCCFKHGDDRDIQLYVKAGALVSNMNTNSSNDENDESTRSSSMQQNTSYYKPKNLHASVKELQRITW